A single genomic interval of Piliocolobus tephrosceles isolate RC106 chromosome 7, ASM277652v3, whole genome shotgun sequence harbors:
- the PDP1 gene encoding pyruvate dehyrogenase phosphatase catalytic subunit 1 isoform X1 codes for MCVCPGPRRIGIPVRSSSLPLFSDAMPAPTQLFFPLIRNCELSRIYGTACYCHHKHLCCSSPYIPQSRLRYTPHPAYATFCRPKENWWQYTQGRRYASTPQKFYLTPPQVNSILKANEYSFKVPEFDGKNVSSILGFDSNQLPANAPIEDRRSAATCLQTRGMLLGVFDGHAGCACSQAVSERLFYYIAVSLLPHETLLEIENAVESGRALLPILQWHKHPNDYFSKEASKLYFNSLRTYWQELIDLNTGESTDIDVKEALINAFKRLDNDISLEAQVGDPNSFLNYLVLRVAFSGATACVAHVDGVDLHVANTGDSRAMLGVQEEDGSWSAVTLSNDHNAQNERELERLKLEHPKSEAKSVVKQDRLLGLLMPFRAFGDVKFKWSIDLQKRVIESGPDQLNDNEYTKFIPPNYHTPPYLTAEPEVTYHRLRPQDKFLVLATDGLWETMHRQDVVRIVGEYLTGMHHQQPIAVGGYKVTLGQMHGLLTERRTKMSSVFEDQNAATHLIRHAVGNNEFGTVDHERLSKMLSLPEELARMYRDDITIIVVQFNSHVVGAYQNQE; via the coding sequence GAATCCCAGTCAGAAGTTCCAGCCTGCCACTGTTTTCTGATGCCATGCCAGCACCAACTCAACTGTTTTTTCCTCTGATCCGTAACTGTGAACTGAGCAGGATCTATGGCACTGCATGTTACTGCCACCACAAACACCTCTGTTGTTCCTCACCCTACATTCCTCAGAGTCGACTGAGATACACACCTCATCCAGCATATGCTACCTTTTGCAGGCCAAAGGAGAACTGGTGGCAGTACACCCAAGGAAGGAGATATGCTTCCACACCACAGAAATTTTACCTCACACCTCCACAAGTCAATAGCATCCTTAAAGCTAATGAATACAGTTTCAAAGTGCCAGAATTTGATGGCAAAAATGTCAGTTCTATCCTTGGATTTGACAGCAATCAGCTGCCTGCAAATGCGCCCATTGAGGACCGGAGAAGTGCAGCAACCTGCTTGCAGACCAGAGGGATGCTTTTGGGGGTTTTTGATGGCCATGCAGGTTGTGCTTGTTCCCAGGCAGTCAGTGAGAGACTTTTTTATTATATTGCTGTCTCTTTGTTACCCCATGAGACTTTGCTAGAGATTGAAAATGCAGTGGAGAGTGGCCGGGCACTGCTACCCATTCTCCAGTGGCACAAGCACCCCAATGATTACTTTAGCAAGGAGGCATCCAAATTGTACTTTAACAGCTTGAGGACTTACTGGCAAGAGCTTATAGACCTCAACACTGGTGAGTCAACTGATATTGATGTTAAGGAGGCCCTAATTAATGCTTTCAAGAGGCTTGATAATGACATCTCCTTGGAGGCACAAGTTGGTGATCCTAATTCCTTCCTCAACTATCTGGTGCTTCGAGTGGCATTTTCTGGAGCCACTGCTTGTGTGGCCCATGTGGATGGTGTTGACCTTCATGTGGCCAATACTGGCGATAGCAGAGCCATGCTGGGTGTGCAGGAAGAGGACGGCTCATGGTCAGCAGTCACGCTGTCTAACGACCACAATGCTCAAAATGAAAGAGAACTAGAACGGCTGAAATTGGAACATCCAAAGAGTGAGGCCAAGAGTGTGGTGAAACAGGATCGGCTGCTTGGCTTGCTGATGCCATTTAGGGCTTTTGGAGATGTAAAGTTCAAATGGAGCATTGACCTTCAAAAGAGAGTGATAGAATCTGGCCCAGACCAGTTGAATGACAATGAATATACCAAATTTATTCCTCCTAATTATCACACACCTCCTTATCTCACTGCTGAGCCAGAGGTAACTTACCATCGATTAAGACCACAGGATAAGTTTCTGGTGTTGGCTACTGATGGGTTGTGGGAGACTATGCATAGGCAGGATGTGGTTAGGATTGTGGGTGAGTACTTAACTGGCATGCATCACCAACAGCCAATAGCTGTTGGTGGCTACAAGGTGACTCTGGGACAGATGCACGGCCTTCTAACAGAAAGGAGAACCAAAATGTCCTCGGTATTTGAGGATCAGAATGCAGCAACCCATCTCATTCGCCACGCTGTAGGCAATAACGAGTTTGGGACTGTTGATCATGAGCGCCTCTCCAAAATGCTTAGTCTTCCTGAAGAGCTTGCTCGAATGTACAGAGATGACATTACAATCATTGTAGTTCAGTTCAATTCTCATGTTGTAGGGGCGTATCAAAACCAAGAATAG
- the PDP1 gene encoding pyruvate dehyrogenase phosphatase catalytic subunit 1 isoform X2, translating to MPAPTQLFFPLIRNCELSRIYGTACYCHHKHLCCSSPYIPQSRLRYTPHPAYATFCRPKENWWQYTQGRRYASTPQKFYLTPPQVNSILKANEYSFKVPEFDGKNVSSILGFDSNQLPANAPIEDRRSAATCLQTRGMLLGVFDGHAGCACSQAVSERLFYYIAVSLLPHETLLEIENAVESGRALLPILQWHKHPNDYFSKEASKLYFNSLRTYWQELIDLNTGESTDIDVKEALINAFKRLDNDISLEAQVGDPNSFLNYLVLRVAFSGATACVAHVDGVDLHVANTGDSRAMLGVQEEDGSWSAVTLSNDHNAQNERELERLKLEHPKSEAKSVVKQDRLLGLLMPFRAFGDVKFKWSIDLQKRVIESGPDQLNDNEYTKFIPPNYHTPPYLTAEPEVTYHRLRPQDKFLVLATDGLWETMHRQDVVRIVGEYLTGMHHQQPIAVGGYKVTLGQMHGLLTERRTKMSSVFEDQNAATHLIRHAVGNNEFGTVDHERLSKMLSLPEELARMYRDDITIIVVQFNSHVVGAYQNQE from the coding sequence ATGCCAGCACCAACTCAACTGTTTTTTCCTCTGATCCGTAACTGTGAACTGAGCAGGATCTATGGCACTGCATGTTACTGCCACCACAAACACCTCTGTTGTTCCTCACCCTACATTCCTCAGAGTCGACTGAGATACACACCTCATCCAGCATATGCTACCTTTTGCAGGCCAAAGGAGAACTGGTGGCAGTACACCCAAGGAAGGAGATATGCTTCCACACCACAGAAATTTTACCTCACACCTCCACAAGTCAATAGCATCCTTAAAGCTAATGAATACAGTTTCAAAGTGCCAGAATTTGATGGCAAAAATGTCAGTTCTATCCTTGGATTTGACAGCAATCAGCTGCCTGCAAATGCGCCCATTGAGGACCGGAGAAGTGCAGCAACCTGCTTGCAGACCAGAGGGATGCTTTTGGGGGTTTTTGATGGCCATGCAGGTTGTGCTTGTTCCCAGGCAGTCAGTGAGAGACTTTTTTATTATATTGCTGTCTCTTTGTTACCCCATGAGACTTTGCTAGAGATTGAAAATGCAGTGGAGAGTGGCCGGGCACTGCTACCCATTCTCCAGTGGCACAAGCACCCCAATGATTACTTTAGCAAGGAGGCATCCAAATTGTACTTTAACAGCTTGAGGACTTACTGGCAAGAGCTTATAGACCTCAACACTGGTGAGTCAACTGATATTGATGTTAAGGAGGCCCTAATTAATGCTTTCAAGAGGCTTGATAATGACATCTCCTTGGAGGCACAAGTTGGTGATCCTAATTCCTTCCTCAACTATCTGGTGCTTCGAGTGGCATTTTCTGGAGCCACTGCTTGTGTGGCCCATGTGGATGGTGTTGACCTTCATGTGGCCAATACTGGCGATAGCAGAGCCATGCTGGGTGTGCAGGAAGAGGACGGCTCATGGTCAGCAGTCACGCTGTCTAACGACCACAATGCTCAAAATGAAAGAGAACTAGAACGGCTGAAATTGGAACATCCAAAGAGTGAGGCCAAGAGTGTGGTGAAACAGGATCGGCTGCTTGGCTTGCTGATGCCATTTAGGGCTTTTGGAGATGTAAAGTTCAAATGGAGCATTGACCTTCAAAAGAGAGTGATAGAATCTGGCCCAGACCAGTTGAATGACAATGAATATACCAAATTTATTCCTCCTAATTATCACACACCTCCTTATCTCACTGCTGAGCCAGAGGTAACTTACCATCGATTAAGACCACAGGATAAGTTTCTGGTGTTGGCTACTGATGGGTTGTGGGAGACTATGCATAGGCAGGATGTGGTTAGGATTGTGGGTGAGTACTTAACTGGCATGCATCACCAACAGCCAATAGCTGTTGGTGGCTACAAGGTGACTCTGGGACAGATGCACGGCCTTCTAACAGAAAGGAGAACCAAAATGTCCTCGGTATTTGAGGATCAGAATGCAGCAACCCATCTCATTCGCCACGCTGTAGGCAATAACGAGTTTGGGACTGTTGATCATGAGCGCCTCTCCAAAATGCTTAGTCTTCCTGAAGAGCTTGCTCGAATGTACAGAGATGACATTACAATCATTGTAGTTCAGTTCAATTCTCATGTTGTAGGGGCGTATCAAAACCAAGAATAG